The following proteins are encoded in a genomic region of Hippocampus zosterae strain Florida chromosome 2, ASM2543408v3, whole genome shotgun sequence:
- the tubgcp3 gene encoding gamma-tubulin complex component 3 translates to MATLDQKSPNVLLQSLCCRVTGKSEAEVAQQFQYAVRVIGSNYAPTIERDEFLVTEKIKKELLKQRREADAALFSELHRKLQTQGVLKHRWSVLYLLLSLNEDPRKPSGRVGNYGALFAQALPRDAHSTPFYCARPQSLALGYGERSSGLSASMATSGISSLGVYALNGPTPTPQSLLAGHPPQSAAGVAPPPGSRLAWALPASSSPSSALGPATIRPPLGPSHPNTRAVRPRQDGDAAGEVSEVALVRDILYVFQGIDGKFIKMSTQDNCYRIDTKVMVSKSLRDTSSRLSELGWLHNKVRKYTDARSLDRAFGLVGQSFCASLHQELKEYYRLLSVLHSQMQVEDDQGVNVCTENNLTLRRLLVWMYDPKVRLKTLAALVDFCQGRKGGELASAVHAYGKTGDPQMRALVQHILSLVSHPILNFLYRWIYDGELEDTYHEFFVASDPNVKTDRLWHDKYSLRKSMIPSFITMDQARKVLLIGKSINFLHQVCHDRTPPGKITPASKSTDTPKDAAELLSDLEGAFQEKIDAAYFDTSKYLLDVLNRNYLLLEHLQAMRRYLLLGQGDFIRHLMDLLKPELARPATTLYQHNLTGILETAVRATNAQYDNVEILKRLDVRLLEVSPGDTGWDVFSLDYHVDGPIATVFTRECMGHYLRVFNFLWRAKRMEYILTDIWKGQMCNAKLLKTMPELSGVLHQCHILASEMVHFIHQMQYYITFEVLECSWDELWNKVQQAQDLDHIIAAHEVFLDTIISRCLLDSNSRSLLNQLRAIFDQIIEFQNAQDSLYRSALEELALQLQFEEKKQQNEEEGLWRVTAEQEAEEKKRIREFQETIPKMCSQLRILTHFYQSIVQQFLVLLTTSSDESLRFLSFRLDFNEHYRAREPRLRASIGGTRGRRMSNV, encoded by the exons GGTGTACTGAAGCATCGCTGGTCTGTTCTCTACTTGCTACTTAGCCTCAATGAAGATCCCCGCAAGCCCTCCGGCAGG GTTGGAAATTATGGGGCTCTTTTTGCCCAGGCTCTCCCGAGAGATGCCCATTCCACTCCGTTCTACTGCGCCCGGCCCCAGAGTCTGGCCCTTGGCTACggggagaggagcagcggcttGTCAGCCAGCATGGCCACCAGTGGGATCTCAAGTCTTGGAGTGTACGCACTTAACGGACCCACGCCAACACCGCAGTCACTTTTGGCCGG TCATCCTCCCCAGTCTGCAGCGGGAGTGGCTCCCCCTCCGGGGTCTCGACTGGCCTGGGCTCTTCCTGCAAGCTCTTCCCCCTCCTCAGCTCTGGGCCCCGCCACCATTCGGCCACCCCTTGGACCGTCGCATCCCAACACCAGAGCAGTTCGCCCTCGGCAGGATGGTGATGCCGCTG GCGAGGTGAGCGAGGTGGCACTGGTGCGGGACATCCTCTATGTATTCCAGGGGATCGATGGCAAGTTCATCAAGATGAGCACCCAAGATAATTGTTACAGAATAGACACCAAG GTGATGGTGAGCAAATCCCTGAGGGACACCAGCAGTAGACTTTCTGAGCTTGGCTGGCTCCACAATAAAGTCCGCAAGTACACAGACGCCAGGAGCCTCGACCGGGCTTTTGGACTCGTTGGCCAG AGCTTCTGTGCATCGCTCCACCAGGAGCTGAAGGAATACTACAGACTCCTGTCTGTCCTCCACTCTCAG ATGCAGGTAGAGGATGACCAGGGAGTCAACGTGTGCACAGAGAACAATCTGACCCTCAGAAGACTCCTGGTCTGGATGTATGACCCCAAAGTCCGGCTCAAAACACTTGCCGCCCTCGTCGACTTCTGTCAAG GCCGGAAAGGTGGGGAGCTGGCTTCAGCAGTGCACGCCTATGGGAAGACGGGAGACCCACAGATGAGGGCACTGGTGCAACACATCCTCAGCCTGGTGTCGCACCCCATCCTCAACTTCTTGTATCGGTGGATCTATGATGGAGAACTTGAAGACACTTACCATGAG TTCTTTGTGGCATCCGATCCAAATGTGAAAACCGATCGCTTGTGGCACGACAAGTATTCTCTCAGGAAGTCAATGATCCCCTCGTTCATCACCATGGACCAGGCTCGTAAG GTTCTGCTAATTGGTAAATCCATCAACTTCCTGCACCAGGTTTGTCATGACAGAACGCCACCAGGCAAAATCACACCAGCGTCCAAATCTACAGATACACCCAAAGATG CAGCAGAACTCCTGtcagacctggagggggcatTTCAGGAGAAGATTGACGCCGCCTACTTTGACACCAGTAAATACCTGCTGGATGTCCTCAACCGGAACTACCTGCTGCTGGAGCACCTGCAAGCCATGAGGAGATACCTGCTGTTGGGCCAGGGGGACTTTATCAGACACCTCATGGATTTGCTCAA ACCAGAGCTGGCGAGACCTGCCACCACTTTGTACCAGCACAACCTGACAGGTATCTTAGAGACTGCCGTCAGAGCGACCAACGCCCAGTATGACAACGTGGAGATCCTCAAGCGGCTGGATGTGCGATTGCTGGAGGTGTCTCCTGGCGATACTGGCTGGGATGTATTCAGTCTAGACTACCATGTTGATGGACCAATTGCTACG GTGTTTACTAGGGAATGTATGGGCCATTACCTGCGTGTTTTCAACTTCCTGTGGAGGGCCAAGAGAATGGAGTACATATTAACCGATATCTGGAAAGGACAGATGTGCAACGCCAAGCTGCTCAAAACTATGCCTG AGTTGTCGGGCGTGCTGCATCAGTGTCACATCCTGGCGTCCGAGATGGTCCACTTCATCCATCAGATGCAGTACTACATCACCTTTGAG GTGCTGGAGTGTTCCTGGGATGAATTATGGAATAAAGTCCAGCAAGCACAGGACCTCGATCACATTATTGCTGCGCATGAAGTCTTCCTCGACACCATCATCTCTCGGTGTCTGCTGGACAGTAACAGCAGG TCTCTTCTGAACCAACTGAGGGCCATCTTTGACCAAATTATCGAGTTCCAGAATGCTCAGGACTCCCTGTACCGCTCTGCGCTGGAGGAACTAGCCCTCCAGTTACAGTTTGAGGAGAAGAAGCAGCAGAACGAGGAGGAG GGTCTGTGGAGGGTGACGGCCGAACAGGAAgcggaggagaagaagaggatTCGAGAGTTTCAGGAAACTATACCAAAGATGTGCTCCCAACTCCGGATCCTCACACACTTTTACCAG AGTATTGTCCAGCAGTTCCTGGTGCTGCTGACCACCAGCTCAGATGAGAGTCTTCGCTTCCTCAGCTTCAGACTTGACTTCAATGAACACTACAG GGCCAGAGAACCAAGGCTGCGAGCATCAATCGGAGGCACACGGGGGCGACGGATGTCCAACGTCTGA